The following are encoded together in the Scomber scombrus chromosome 7, fScoSco1.1, whole genome shotgun sequence genome:
- the LOC133982852 gene encoding transmembrane protein 176B-like isoform X2, producing MSVGMTKADGVTILTLTPDPKSACSPLCQIFKALCYSPVCCSMSQQLRRVQKTSQSVLGALQIMVGLLNIVFGSILWSGHGGPWWIMESMFPFWLGSLFIVFGIMCILSEKFPSRCLVIINVILNLTGVGFAITAIFFSSISVAERGWDLWVMCPRDHYDYRYGHHERTTASPSPEDLIIQEKCLEAQALILMLIRSMNAVMIILSALELCLVISSVVMGIKALKSSQKGKQGRSTDEPEHYKPPVEEVPTYPVV from the exons ATGTCTGTGGGCATGACCAAGGCGGATGGGGTCACTATATTGACTTTGACCCCCGACCCCAAAAGTGCTTGTTCACCTCTATGCCAAATCTTCAAGGCCCTTTGCTACAGCCCCGTGTGCTGCTCTATGTCTCAGCAGCTGAGGAGGGTTCAGAAAACTTCTCAGTCAGTATTGGGG GCTCTGCAGATTATGGTTGGCTTGCTCAACATTGTCTTTGGATCCATCCTCTGGAGCGGTCATGGTGGCCCTTGGTGGATAATGGAGAGCATGTTTCCTTTTTGGCTTGGAAGCCTG TTCATAGTTTTTGGCATCATGTGCATTTTGTCTGAGAAGTTTCCCAGTCGATGTCTG gtCATCATCAACGTGATTCTGAATCTGACAGGAGTTGGTTTTGCCATCACagccatttttttctcttccatcaGTGTGGCAGAACGTGGTTGGGACTTGTGGGTGATGTGCCCACGTGACCATTATGACTACCGGTATGGCCATCATGAAAGGACAACAGCAAGTCCATCTCCCGAGGACTTGATCATCCAGGAGAAATGCTTGGAGGCACAAGCACTGATACTT ATGCTTATTAGAAGCATGAATGCTGTGATGATCATCTTGTCGGCCCTTGAGCTCTGCCTCGTCATCAGCTCTGTTGTCATGGGGATCAAAGCCCTGAAGAGCAGTCAGAAGGGAAAACAAGGTAGA AGCACTGATGAACCAGAACATTACAAACCACCTGTAGAGGAGGTCCCCACTTACCCTGTAGTCTAA
- the LOC133982852 gene encoding transmembrane protein 176B-like isoform X1 codes for MSVGMTKADGVTILTLTPDPKSACSPLCQIFKALCYSPVCCSMSQQLRRVQKTSQSVLGALQIMVGLLNIVFGSILWSGHGGPWWIMESMFPFWLGSLFIVFGIMCILSEKFPSRCLVIINVILNLTGVGFAITAIFFSSISVAERGWDLWVMCPRDHYDYRYGHHERTTASPSPEDLIIQEKCLEAQALILMLIRSMNAVMIILSALELCLVISSVVMGIKALKSSQKGKQEH; via the exons ATGTCTGTGGGCATGACCAAGGCGGATGGGGTCACTATATTGACTTTGACCCCCGACCCCAAAAGTGCTTGTTCACCTCTATGCCAAATCTTCAAGGCCCTTTGCTACAGCCCCGTGTGCTGCTCTATGTCTCAGCAGCTGAGGAGGGTTCAGAAAACTTCTCAGTCAGTATTGGGG GCTCTGCAGATTATGGTTGGCTTGCTCAACATTGTCTTTGGATCCATCCTCTGGAGCGGTCATGGTGGCCCTTGGTGGATAATGGAGAGCATGTTTCCTTTTTGGCTTGGAAGCCTG TTCATAGTTTTTGGCATCATGTGCATTTTGTCTGAGAAGTTTCCCAGTCGATGTCTG gtCATCATCAACGTGATTCTGAATCTGACAGGAGTTGGTTTTGCCATCACagccatttttttctcttccatcaGTGTGGCAGAACGTGGTTGGGACTTGTGGGTGATGTGCCCACGTGACCATTATGACTACCGGTATGGCCATCATGAAAGGACAACAGCAAGTCCATCTCCCGAGGACTTGATCATCCAGGAGAAATGCTTGGAGGCACAAGCACTGATACTT ATGCTTATTAGAAGCATGAATGCTGTGATGATCATCTTGTCGGCCCTTGAGCTCTGCCTCGTCATCAGCTCTGTTGTCATGGGGATCAAAGCCCTGAAGAGCAGTCAGAAGGGAAAACAAG AGCACTGA